A single Artemia franciscana unplaced genomic scaffold, ASM3288406v1 PGA_scaffold_1179, whole genome shotgun sequence DNA region contains:
- the LOC136041203 gene encoding vacuolar protein sorting-associated protein 35-like: MPLGSMDDPDKILDEALANAKNHGFQMKRSLDNGKLMDALKYASSMLSELRTSLLSPKSYYELYMVVCDELRHLETYLSEEFQKGKKVTDLYELVQYAGNIVPRLYLLITVGLVYIKVTMSTRKEILKDLVEMCRGVQHPLRGLFLRNYLLQCTRNILPDEVTETESGSGIVQDSIEFILLNFAEMNKLWVRMQHQGHTRERERREKERQELRLLVGTNLVRLAQLESVDIEMYEKVVLPGVLEQVVSCRDAIAQEYLMECIIQVFPDEFHLVTLKTFLQACAELHPGVNVKAVVAALIDRLSQHINRQQLDGKTDVAEDMKLFDIFSEQISHIITARPEMPTEDVIALQVSLTTLALRVYPDNIDLIDHVFKVTTDALNRCKTGKIEISSHLGRETAKLLRIPIDNYKDILMLLKLQNFPEVMNRLDFNGRIAVSMHIINCILDKETKIQTVEQVNSLLTCLATMVTDQEDFALDEAYAESEEFAEEQNTLSRLVQTFEGDSPDQQYLILNSARKHFSSGGNRRIKYTLPPLIFKAFVLAETFYDDRDEDPNWDKKCQKIFTFCHQTILALIKADLAELPLRLFLQGALAVNRVPFETQETVAYEFVSQAFTLFEDELSESRAQFSAITLIAATLEKMTCFSEESHSTLRSQCAMAAARLLKKPDQCRAICLVANIFWSGFTKEKTGPLKDGKRVLECLKKGVKIASQCMDMVVQTQLMVELLNSYILFYEKGNDQISIDHLNQLIKRVKDDLLPTLEKSEETDHVKRHFETTLGYLRGRVESPAGDKPPFLGISF, translated from the coding sequence ATGCCTCTAGGATCCATGGATGATCCTGATAAAATCTTGGATGAAGCACTTGCAAATGCCAAAAACCATGGATTTCAAATGAAAAGGTCATTAGATAATGGAAAATTAATGGATGCACTAAAATATGCATCCTCAATGCTTTCAGAATTAAGAACATCGCTCCTGTCACCGAAAAGCTACTATGAGTTATATATGGTGGTTTGTGATGAACTTAGACATTTAGAAACATATTTGTCTGAAGAATTTCAAAAGGGGAAAAAGGTGACAGACCTGTATGAACTTGTCCAATATGCTGGAAATATAGTCCCTAGGTTGTATTTGCTTATTACTGTTGGTCTTGTTTATATTAAGGTAACAATGAGTACACGAAAAGAGATACTCAAAGACTTAGTGGAGATGTGTCGAGGTGTGCAACACCCCCTAAGAGGTTTATTTCTTCGAAATTATTTACTTCAGTGTACACGTAACATCCTACCTGATGAAGTGACAGAAACTGAAAGTGGTTCAGGCATAGTTCAGGACTCGATTGAGTTTATTCTACTCAATTTTGCAGAAATGAATAAGCTTTGGGTCCGTATGCAACATCAAGGACACACTAGGGAACGTGAAAGGAGGGAAAAGGAACGACAAGAACTGCGTCTCCTTGTTGGTACTAATCTGGTCAGGCTTGCTCAGCTTGAAAGTGTTGATATTGAAATGTATGAAAAAGTAGTTCTTCCCGGAGTTCTTGAGCAAGTTGTCAGTTGTAGGGATGCAATTGCGCAAGAATACTTGATGGAATGTATTATTCAAGTTTTTCCGGATGAATTTCATCTGGTAACTCTGAAAACTTTCCTCCAAGCATGCGCCGAGCTCCACCCTGGCGTTAACGTAAAAGCAGTTGTGGCTGCCTTAATTGACCGGTTGAGCCAACACATTAACCGTCAGCAACTTGATGGCAAGACTGATGTAGCAGAAGATATGAAACTGTTTGACATTTTTTCTGAGCAAATTAGTCATATAATTACTGCTCGACCTGAAATGCCTACCGAAGATGTCATTGCTCTGCAAGTATCACTAACCACACTGGCGCTTCGTGTATACCCGGATAATATAGATTTGATTGACCACGTTTTTAAAGTAACGACTGATGCTTTGAATAGATGTAAAAcgggaaaaattgaaataagcTCTCATTTGGGAAGAGAAACGGCCAAGCTTTTACGCATCCCTATTGATAATTACAAAGATATCCTTATGCTTCTGAAACTGCAAAATTTCCCAGAGGTTATGAACCGTCTTGATTTCAATGGTAGAATTGCTGTATCAATGCATATAATAAATTGTATTCTTgacaaagaaactaaaatacaAACAGTAGAACAAGTGAATAGTCTGCTAACGTGTCTTGCAACAATGGTTACGGACCAagaagattttgctctagatgaGGCCTATGCAGAGAGTGAAGAATTTGCCGAAGAGCAGAATACATTGTCGCGTTTGGTACAAACTTTTGAAGGAGACTCTCCCGACCAGCaatatctaattttaaattctgctaGAAAGCATTTCAGCTCGGGTGGAAATAGACGTATTAAATATACACTTCCTCCATTAATTTTCAAAGCTTTTGTTCTAGCAGAAACATTCTATGATGATAGGGATGAAGATCCTAACTGGGacaaaaagtgtcaaaaaataTTCACGTTTTGTCACCAAACTATTTTAGCCCTAATCAAAGCTGACCTGGCTGAATTGCCTCTTAGGCTTTTTTTACAAGGTGCCCTTGCAGTAAATCGTGTCCCCTTTGAAACTCAAGAAACAGTAGCTTATGAATTCGTATCACAAGCGTTTACCTTATTTGAAGATGAACTTTCTGAATCTAGAGCTCAGTTTTCAGCAATTACGCTGATTGCTGCAACACTTGAAAAAATGACCTGTTTCAGTGAAGAAAGTCACTCCACTTTGAGATCCCAATGTGCTATGGCTGCTGCCCGTCTACTAAAGAAACCAGATCAGTGTAGAGCCATTTGTTTAGTGGCCAACATTTTTTGGTCTGGttttactaaagaaaaaactggTCCTCTAAAAGATGGTAAACGCGTGCTggaatgtttaaaaaaaggtgTAAAAATTGCTTCTCAATGTATGGATATGGTTGTACAAACTCAGTTGATGGTTGAGCTGCTTAacagctatattttattttacgaaaAAGGGAATGACCAAATTAGCATAGATCATTTGAACCAGCTGATTAAAAGGGTGAAAGATGATCTTCTCCCTACACTTGAAAAATCTGAAGAAACCGATCATGTTAAAAGACATTTTGAAACCACTCTTGGTTACCTCAGGGGTCGTGTGGAATCACCTGCTGGGGACAAGCCTCCTTTTTTGGGAATATCTTTTTGA